A window of the Oscillospiraceae bacterium genome harbors these coding sequences:
- the ispE gene encoding 4-(cytidine 5'-diphospho)-2-C-methyl-D-erythritol kinase produces the protein MTLQEPAFAKLNLSLDITGRRADGYHLLSMVNISVSLHDTLTLTRSPGGLRVHCRQQGLPGAPAVPEGPENLAYRAAEAFFRLTGETDRNVCISIQKRIPSEAGMGGGSSDAAAALRGLCRLYGCLLSPEQLCAAAEKIGADVPYCVQGGTKLVEGIGEEINLLPPLPPCWIAVGKPAVGVSTALAYRRADERGTQSCFYTPRVTEALQRADLAAVGASLGNGFEELVSLSEIGVLKDALLHAGALGACMTGSGSAVFGIFADRDSAAAAQVSLQQLCPYAFLCTPQAEENLL, from the coding sequence ATGACACTGCAGGAGCCTGCCTTTGCAAAACTGAATCTTTCGCTGGACATTACCGGCCGCCGGGCCGACGGCTACCACCTGCTGTCAATGGTGAATATCAGCGTTTCCCTGCATGATACGCTTACCCTGACACGTTCTCCCGGCGGGCTGCGCGTGCACTGCCGGCAGCAGGGCCTGCCCGGTGCACCCGCTGTACCGGAGGGGCCGGAAAACCTGGCTTACCGTGCGGCAGAGGCGTTCTTTCGGCTGACCGGCGAAACCGACCGCAATGTCTGTATCTCAATTCAAAAAAGAATCCCGAGTGAGGCCGGCATGGGCGGGGGCAGCTCAGATGCGGCCGCGGCCCTGCGTGGGCTTTGCCGTCTGTATGGCTGCCTGCTTTCGCCGGAGCAGCTCTGCGCCGCCGCAGAAAAAATCGGTGCAGATGTGCCGTACTGTGTGCAGGGAGGCACCAAACTGGTGGAGGGTATCGGCGAGGAAATCAACCTGCTGCCGCCGCTGCCACCGTGCTGGATTGCTGTGGGAAAACCCGCCGTCGGTGTCAGCACGGCATTGGCATACCGCCGCGCAGATGAGCGCGGCACACAAAGCTGCTTTTATACGCCGCGGGTGACAGAGGCCCTGCAGCGGGCTGACCTTGCCGCAGTGGGCGCTTCTCTTGGCAACGGATTTGAGGAATTGGTTTCTCTGTCGGAAATCGGTGTCCTTAAAGACGCGCTCCTGCATGCGGGGGCGCTCGGTGCCTGTATGACTGGCAGCGGCTCTGCGGTCTTTGGCATTTTTGCGGATAGAGACTCCGCCGCCGCTGCACAGGTCAGTCTGCAGCAGCTGTGCCCGTATGCGTTTTTGTGTACGCCGCAGGCGGAAGAGAATCTGTTGTAA
- a CDS encoding ABC transporter substrate-binding protein → MKKSRIMRLSALLLAAVMAATAFSGCGSSKRASDTGSASGTAASGTANIKDTFTYAQGADPRGLDPALIDDGESAKIICNIYEGLLKYNKDSTEVEPCLAESWTISSDKTKYTFKLRKGVKFQDGTDFNAAAVKKSIDRQLEPNATDDMPYASFVFGSIKAKSGVKEVKVVDDSTVEIDLFSPETPFLKNLAMVMAAPIVSPTALEKYSNNLNEHPVGTGPYTFVSWTKGQNVKLKRNDNYWGTKAKTENVVFRFIKENSARDVALTSGEVDAIDGISANDVTQLKSGGAQIFSSEGMTINYMAYNTTCTKFKDAAARKAFSQAVNVQELVKSIYKDYATTANSVMPSFMNPLTSTVKATSYDKAAAKAGLAKAGITSVNMITYSNPRPYNSVGGQVLAEAIQGYLKDVGVTCNIKTYDWTTYKSIVKKGDYDICFYGWTGDNGDPDNFMNLLDDKDTSMNVARYSNADYHKLISDGLTLENGDARNKLYTKCEQKVADENVWLNISHSKNLAAYNSKVNGYYYHQTGITPFEGVTVSK, encoded by the coding sequence ATGAAAAAGAGCAGGATCATGAGACTGTCTGCGCTTCTTTTGGCGGCGGTTATGGCTGCCACGGCTTTCAGTGGCTGCGGCAGCAGCAAGCGCGCCTCTGACACAGGCAGTGCTTCCGGCACAGCGGCAAGCGGCACGGCAAACATTAAAGATACCTTTACCTATGCACAGGGCGCTGACCCCCGCGGCCTGGACCCCGCACTGATTGATGACGGTGAGTCCGCTAAGATTATCTGCAATATCTACGAGGGCCTGCTAAAGTACAACAAAGACTCTACTGAGGTGGAACCCTGCCTTGCAGAAAGCTGGACAATTAGCAGCGACAAGACAAAGTATACCTTTAAGCTGCGCAAAGGTGTCAAGTTCCAGGATGGCACCGACTTTAACGCCGCGGCCGTAAAGAAGAGCATCGACCGCCAGCTTGAGCCGAATGCTACCGACGACATGCCTTATGCCTCTTTCGTCTTTGGCTCTATCAAGGCAAAGAGCGGCGTTAAGGAAGTAAAGGTCGTAGACGACAGCACCGTGGAAATCGACCTTTTCAGCCCTGAGACACCTTTCTTAAAGAACCTTGCCATGGTCATGGCTGCACCGATTGTCAGCCCGACTGCGCTGGAAAAATACAGCAATAACCTCAACGAGCACCCGGTAGGCACCGGCCCCTATACCTTTGTTTCCTGGACCAAGGGTCAGAATGTCAAGCTGAAGAGAAACGACAACTACTGGGGCACCAAGGCAAAGACAGAAAATGTTGTCTTCCGCTTCATTAAAGAAAACTCCGCCCGCGACGTTGCCCTTACTTCCGGTGAAGTAGACGCAATCGACGGCATCAGTGCAAACGACGTGACGCAGCTGAAGAGCGGCGGCGCGCAGATCTTCAGCTCTGAGGGCATGACAATTAACTATATGGCTTATAACACCACCTGCACAAAGTTTAAAGACGCCGCCGCACGCAAGGCTTTCAGCCAGGCGGTCAATGTGCAGGAGCTGGTCAAGAGTATTTACAAAGACTATGCAACTACGGCAAATTCGGTTATGCCTTCCTTTATGAATCCGCTGACCAGTACTGTAAAGGCAACTTCCTACGACAAGGCCGCTGCAAAGGCTGGGCTTGCTAAGGCTGGCATTACTTCTGTAAACATGATTACTTATTCGAATCCGCGCCCGTACAACTCCGTGGGCGGGCAGGTGCTTGCCGAGGCAATTCAGGGTTACCTGAAAGATGTCGGCGTGACCTGCAATATCAAGACTTATGACTGGACTACATATAAGTCCATTGTGAAAAAGGGCGACTACGATATCTGCTTCTACGGCTGGACCGGCGACAACGGCGACCCTGACAACTTTATGAACCTGCTCGATGACAAGGACACCTCGATGAACGTCGCGCGCTACAGCAATGCAGATTATCACAAGCTTATCAGCGATGGCCTGACCCTGGAAAACGGCGATGCACGCAACAAGCTGTACACCAAGTGCGAGCAGAAAGTTGCCGATGAAAATGTTTGGCTCAACATTTCACACTCCAAAAACCTGGCCGCCTACAACTCTAAAGTAAACGGCTACTATTATCATCAGACCGGCATTACGCCTTTTGAGGGTGTAACGGTTTCTAAGTAA
- a CDS encoding ABC transporter permease, which yields MVKYTIKRILMLIPVLLGVSLVVFLIMRVFSPDPAPVVLGEHASKAAMTQWRDAHGLNDPIVLQFFDFLKNALTGNFGTSYYTNQPVSNEIMSRFPATVELAICAIIFASVLGVILGAVAAVHKNTAADYASTLVALVGISMPIFWLGILLIILFSGVLHILPSTGRIDPMLQPVGGTGLYIIDTLTSGDFEALGDTLKHLVMPTLALSLYSMAIITRMTRSSMLDALNQDYIRTARAKGISESRVVKHHALRNAMIPVTTVIGLQFGSLLGGAVLTETVFAWPGIGSYTVECIQKSDFPVVQAVVLIIATIYVIINLIVDLIYALLDPRIKYAKEEG from the coding sequence TTGGTTAAATACACCATCAAAAGAATCTTAATGCTGATTCCAGTCTTGCTTGGGGTTTCGCTGGTTGTCTTTTTAATCATGCGTGTATTTTCCCCTGACCCGGCGCCTGTGGTGCTGGGCGAGCACGCGAGCAAGGCGGCAATGACACAGTGGCGTGACGCACACGGGCTGAATGACCCGATTGTCCTGCAGTTTTTTGATTTCCTGAAAAACGCCCTGACCGGCAACTTCGGTACTTCTTACTATACCAATCAGCCGGTGAGCAATGAAATTATGTCCCGCTTTCCCGCTACCGTTGAGCTGGCCATCTGCGCCATTATCTTCGCATCCGTGCTGGGCGTTATTTTGGGCGCAGTGGCTGCTGTACATAAAAACACCGCGGCCGACTATGCAAGCACCCTGGTGGCACTGGTGGGCATCTCCATGCCGATCTTTTGGCTGGGCATTCTGTTGATTATCCTGTTTTCGGGCGTGCTGCATATTTTGCCGAGCACCGGCCGCATTGACCCCATGCTGCAGCCAGTGGGTGGCACCGGGCTTTACATTATCGATACGCTGACTTCCGGCGATTTTGAGGCTCTGGGCGACACGCTGAAACACCTGGTTATGCCAACTTTAGCGCTTTCCCTGTACTCTATGGCAATTATCACCCGCATGACGCGCTCCAGTATGCTTGATGCCCTGAATCAAGACTACATCCGCACGGCGCGCGCCAAAGGCATCAGCGAAAGCCGTGTGGTCAAGCACCACGCTCTGCGCAACGCGATGATTCCGGTAACTACGGTTATTGGGCTGCAGTTTGGTTCGCTGCTGGGCGGCGCCGTACTTACAGAGACGGTGTTTGCATGGCCGGGCATTGGCAGCTACACGGTCGAGTGCATACAGAAGTCAGACTTCCCTGTAGTGCAGGCGGTCGTGCTGATTATTGCAACGATTTACGTGATTATCAATTTGATTGTAGACTTGATTTATGCGCTGCTGGATCCGCGCATTAAATATGCGAAGGAAGAGGGGTAG
- a CDS encoding ABC transporter permease, with translation MPEKQSTAAALSSSADVLTEKPESVWKSMWDSLRQNKAAVVSMVFILLLVFIAIITAIFPQVLPHDPYEQDMTKTFIAPNSTYWFGTDQLGRDVFSRVLIGTRVSLSVGVIAVAISLTIGIFFGSLAGYMGGAVDTIIMRVMDVMLSIPSILLAIAFMAALGQGIDKAVIAISLVSIPEYARIIRGEILSVKQNDYVQAARVVGNRDGRIVFHHVLPNVMSSIIVRATLGISSAILDASALGFLGLGVQPPAAEWGDMLGRARNYIFLAPYTLIFPGLAISLTVLAFNLLGDGLRDALDPKSRQN, from the coding sequence ATGCCTGAAAAACAGAGCACAGCAGCTGCGTTGTCTTCTTCTGCAGATGTGCTGACAGAAAAGCCAGAGTCCGTGTGGAAATCCATGTGGGACAGCCTGCGCCAAAACAAGGCCGCCGTTGTCAGCATGGTCTTCATTCTGCTGTTGGTTTTCATTGCGATTATTACAGCCATTTTTCCGCAGGTGCTGCCGCATGATCCGTACGAGCAGGATATGACAAAAACTTTTATTGCGCCAAACAGCACGTATTGGTTTGGCACCGACCAGCTTGGCCGCGATGTTTTCAGCCGGGTGCTTATCGGCACGCGGGTCAGCCTTTCGGTAGGCGTTATCGCAGTTGCTATTTCACTGACCATTGGCATTTTCTTTGGCTCTTTGGCGGGGTACATGGGCGGCGCAGTGGATACGATTATTATGCGCGTTATGGACGTTATGCTCTCCATTCCGTCCATTCTGCTTGCTATCGCCTTTATGGCGGCTTTGGGGCAGGGCATTGACAAGGCAGTCATTGCTATCAGCCTGGTGTCTATCCCCGAGTATGCACGCATTATCCGCGGCGAGATTCTGTCGGTAAAGCAAAACGACTATGTGCAGGCGGCCCGCGTGGTGGGCAACCGCGACGGCAGAATCGTTTTCCACCATGTGCTGCCCAACGTCATGTCCTCTATTATCGTGCGTGCAACACTGGGCATTTCCTCGGCAATATTGGACGCTTCCGCACTGGGCTTTCTGGGTCTGGGCGTGCAGCCGCCCGCGGCCGAGTGGGGCGATATGCTGGGCCGCGCCCGCAACTACATTTTCTTAGCGCCCTATACGCTGATCTTTCCGGGCCTTGCCATTTCGCTGACTGTGTTGGCATTTAACCTGCTGGGTGATGGACTGCGCGATGCACTTGACCCGAAATCCAGACAGAATTGA
- a CDS encoding ABC transporter ATP-binding protein has translation MKLLEVKHLTTEFKVKHGIVRAVNDMSFHVNEGEILAVVGESGSGKSVTSLSIMGLLPGNGRVASGEILYRGEDLLKKTEEQMRAIKGDKISMIFQEPMTSLNPVYRVKDQIMESILTHNKKMSKKEALERTVEMLRTVGIPSPEERANDYPHQMSGGMRQRVMIAMALACSPDLLIADEPTTALDVTIQAQILDLLYQMREKFNMSVMLITHDLGVVSEAADRVVVMYCGQIVESAEVNSLFAHPMHPYTLGLLRSIPRLEDEKKGPLYMIRGMVPNPLHMPPGCPFSDRCDRCMEICREKKPELRTVGDHQVRCFLYEDAAKTGEEAQR, from the coding sequence ATGAAGCTGCTTGAAGTAAAACATTTAACAACTGAATTTAAAGTAAAGCACGGCATTGTGCGCGCGGTAAACGACATGAGCTTTCACGTCAACGAAGGCGAGATCCTTGCCGTGGTGGGCGAGTCCGGCTCGGGCAAAAGCGTGACCTCCCTTTCCATTATGGGGCTGTTGCCGGGCAACGGCAGAGTAGCCTCCGGCGAAATTCTGTACCGCGGCGAAGATCTGCTGAAAAAGACTGAAGAACAAATGCGGGCCATCAAAGGCGACAAAATCAGCATGATTTTTCAGGAGCCGATGACCTCCCTTAATCCGGTGTACCGTGTAAAAGACCAGATTATGGAAAGCATTTTGACGCATAACAAGAAGATGAGCAAAAAAGAGGCTTTGGAACGCACGGTCGAGATGCTGCGCACGGTGGGTATTCCCTCCCCAGAAGAGCGCGCAAACGACTACCCGCACCAGATGAGCGGTGGCATGCGCCAGCGCGTGATGATTGCTATGGCGCTTGCGTGCAGCCCTGACCTGCTGATTGCAGACGAGCCGACCACCGCCCTCGACGTGACCATTCAGGCACAGATTTTGGACCTGCTTTACCAGATGCGTGAAAAATTTAATATGTCCGTCATGCTCATTACGCACGACTTAGGCGTCGTGTCTGAGGCGGCCGACCGCGTGGTCGTGATGTACTGCGGGCAGATTGTGGAAAGCGCCGAGGTAAACTCTTTGTTTGCGCACCCAATGCACCCATATACTTTGGGGCTGCTCAGGTCGATTCCGCGGCTGGAAGATGAGAAAAAAGGCCCGCTCTATATGATTCGCGGTATGGTGCCAAACCCACTGCATATGCCGCCGGGGTGCCCTTTCAGCGACCGCTGCGACCGCTGCATGGAGATTTGCCGCGAGAAAAAGCCGGAGCTGCGCACAGTGGGCGACCATCAAGTACGCTGTTTCCTCTATGAAGATGCAGCAAAAACAGGCGAGGAGGCACAGAGATGA
- a CDS encoding ATP-binding cassette domain-containing protein: MSDEVLLDVQHLKKYFPVEKNFFGKTTSVLKAVDDVSFQIKEGEAFGLVGESGCGKSTIGKMIVDLYTPTAGKILYRGTDLTSLSKKERRKFCKDIQLIFQDPYASLNPRMTVGDIIAEPILINHLRPKNEVENRVSELLNCVGLSQNYRNRYPYEFSGGQRQRVGIARALAVEPKLIVCDEPVSALDVSIQAQVLNLLDELKEEFHLTYLFIAHGLNVVKHISDRVGVMYLGKLMEIADDEELYHNPLNPYTQALLSAIPSVDPTKRHKRIMLNGDVPSPIDPPPGCRFCSRCFKRTKGCEAFDTQLREVVPNHYVACKLYEKEQAQSSQKDSA, from the coding sequence ATGAGTGACGAAGTCCTGCTGGATGTTCAGCATCTTAAAAAATATTTTCCGGTAGAAAAGAACTTTTTCGGTAAAACAACGTCTGTGCTGAAAGCAGTGGACGATGTTTCCTTTCAGATTAAAGAAGGCGAGGCTTTCGGCCTAGTGGGCGAGTCCGGCTGTGGCAAGAGCACTATTGGCAAGATGATTGTTGATTTGTATACGCCGACTGCCGGGAAAATTCTGTACCGTGGCACCGATTTGACCTCCCTTTCTAAAAAGGAACGCCGTAAATTCTGTAAAGATATACAGCTGATTTTTCAGGACCCGTATGCGTCATTGAATCCACGCATGACGGTGGGCGACATTATCGCCGAGCCGATTCTCATCAACCACCTGCGGCCCAAAAACGAGGTAGAAAACCGCGTCAGCGAGTTGCTGAATTGTGTCGGCCTTTCGCAGAATTACCGCAACCGCTACCCTTATGAGTTTTCTGGTGGGCAGCGTCAGCGCGTGGGCATTGCGCGCGCGCTTGCGGTAGAGCCAAAGCTGATTGTTTGCGACGAGCCGGTTTCTGCACTGGATGTTTCGATTCAGGCGCAGGTGCTTAACCTTTTGGACGAACTGAAAGAGGAATTTCACCTGACGTATCTGTTCATTGCGCACGGCCTGAACGTTGTGAAGCACATTAGCGACCGCGTGGGGGTTATGTACCTTGGCAAACTGATGGAAATTGCCGACGACGAGGAGCTGTACCACAACCCGCTCAATCCCTATACACAGGCGCTGCTGTCGGCTATTCCCTCAGTAGACCCAACCAAGCGCCATAAGCGCATTATGCTGAATGGCGACGTGCCCAGCCCCATTGACCCGCCGCCGGGATGCCGCTTCTGTTCGCGCTGCTTCAAACGTACCAAGGGCTGCGAAGCTTTTGATACGCAGCTGCGCGAAGTTGTCCCAAACCATTATGTCGCCTGCAAGCTCTATGAAAAAGAGCAGGCGCAGAGCAGTCAAAAAGATTCCGCATGA
- a CDS encoding ferrous iron transport protein A — protein MMPLSMAKAGERVTIRRITGKDEVRQHLAELGFVVDGEVTVVNELGGNLILQVKDSRIALDKSMANRIQF, from the coding sequence ATGATGCCATTGTCTATGGCAAAAGCGGGCGAGCGAGTTACGATTCGCCGCATTACCGGAAAGGACGAGGTGCGCCAGCACTTGGCGGAGCTTGGCTTTGTAGTGGACGGCGAGGTGACGGTGGTAAATGAGCTGGGCGGCAACCTCATTTTGCAGGTGAAAGACAGCCGCATCGCGCTGGACAAAAGCATGGCAAACCGAATTCAGTTTTAA
- a CDS encoding ferrous iron transport protein A — protein MKTLSEVQVGQHVTIKKLHGEGAVKRRIMDMGLTKGTDLYVRKVAPLGDPMELNVRGYELSVRKADAQIIEVE, from the coding sequence ATGAAAACACTGAGTGAAGTGCAAGTTGGGCAGCATGTGACGATTAAAAAGCTGCACGGAGAGGGCGCAGTGAAGCGCCGTATTATGGACATGGGGCTGACAAAAGGCACTGACCTGTATGTGCGTAAGGTAGCGCCTTTGGGCGACCCCATGGAGCTGAACGTGCGCGGGTATGAGCTTTCGGTACGAAAAGCAGATGCACAAATCATTGAAGTAGAGTAA
- the feoB gene encoding ferrous iron transport protein B, with product MAITIALAGNPNCGKTTLFNDLTGSTQYVGNWPGVTVEKKEGRLKGHKDVIIQDLPGIYSLSPYTLEEVVTRQYLVNDKPDVILDIVDGTNIERNLYLTTQLLELGIPVLMAVNMMDLVKKKGDQIDTAKLGEELCCEVVEISALKGQGSMDAALKAAALAQTKTSAENRPHVFTGSVEHAIAHIEESIQDKVDNQSLRWYAIKVFERDEKVLAELKLDPALQEHLEKHIKDCETEMDDDAESIITNQRYAYIKGVIDKAVRKKPVKGNLSTSDKIDRVVTNRILAIPIFAFIMWLMYFISVTTLGGAADDWINETLFGDWIPNAATAGLQAVGAAPWLQSLVVDGIIGGVGTVLGFVPQMLLIFFFLSVLEDSGYMARVAFIMDRLFRRFGLSGKSFIPMLIGSGCGVPAIMAARTIENEKDRRMTIMLAPFIPCTAKTVIIGMITAAFFPHSSFIAPAMYLLGIAIIVLSGIAMKKTKYFGGDPAPFVMELPAYHIPSLKGVLIHMWERARAFIIKAGTIIFTACVVIWLLSKFSWNMQFLDTNIDKSILAGIGNAISWFFAPLGFGNWKGAVAVISAEMAKEQAISTLAVLNSVSDPNNDALVAQGIAGMFTTMGAFSFMILNLFDPPCVVAMATTVREMGSAKWGWIAIGYQCAIGYALALVCYQIGILFTGAAFSIGTVAALAVLALAIYLVFRKNPYKEHSTAAVSSVAAAAAR from the coding sequence ATGGCAATTACAATCGCGTTGGCAGGTAACCCAAACTGCGGCAAAACAACGCTGTTTAACGACCTGACCGGTTCCACCCAGTACGTAGGCAACTGGCCCGGTGTCACTGTAGAAAAGAAAGAGGGACGCCTGAAAGGCCACAAAGACGTGATCATTCAGGACCTGCCCGGTATTTATTCTCTTTCGCCGTATACCCTGGAAGAGGTCGTCACCCGGCAGTACTTGGTCAACGACAAGCCGGACGTTATCTTGGATATTGTAGACGGCACAAACATCGAGCGAAACCTTTACCTGACCACGCAGCTCCTGGAGCTTGGCATTCCAGTGCTGATGGCGGTCAATATGATGGACCTGGTAAAAAAGAAAGGCGACCAAATCGATACGGCAAAGCTTGGCGAAGAGCTGTGCTGCGAAGTGGTTGAAATCAGCGCCCTGAAAGGACAGGGGAGCATGGACGCCGCTTTAAAGGCTGCGGCTCTGGCGCAGACAAAGACGTCTGCGGAAAACCGCCCACACGTCTTTACCGGCAGCGTTGAACATGCCATAGCACATATCGAGGAGTCTATTCAGGACAAGGTAGACAACCAAAGCCTGCGGTGGTACGCCATTAAAGTCTTTGAGCGCGACGAAAAGGTGCTGGCCGAGCTGAAACTGGACCCCGCTCTGCAAGAACATCTGGAAAAACATATTAAAGACTGCGAAACGGAAATGGACGACGATGCCGAGAGCATTATCACCAACCAGCGTTACGCGTACATCAAGGGTGTTATCGATAAAGCAGTGCGCAAAAAGCCAGTAAAGGGAAACCTCTCCACTTCCGACAAAATCGACCGCGTGGTGACAAACCGCATTCTGGCCATCCCGATTTTCGCATTCATTATGTGGCTGATGTACTTCATCTCTGTGACGACCCTGGGCGGCGCAGCAGATGACTGGATTAATGAAACGTTGTTTGGCGACTGGATTCCCAATGCAGCGACGGCCGGCTTGCAGGCCGTGGGCGCGGCGCCCTGGCTGCAGAGTCTGGTCGTGGATGGCATCATCGGCGGTGTTGGTACAGTGCTCGGCTTTGTGCCGCAGATGCTGCTGATTTTCTTCTTCCTTTCTGTACTGGAAGATTCCGGCTACATGGCACGTGTTGCATTCATTATGGACCGCCTGTTCCGGCGCTTTGGTCTTTCCGGCAAGTCCTTTATCCCCATGCTCATCGGCTCCGGCTGCGGTGTGCCTGCCATTATGGCGGCGCGCACCATCGAAAATGAAAAGGACCGCCGCATGACCATTATGCTTGCGCCATTCATTCCCTGCACGGCAAAGACCGTCATTATCGGTATGATTACGGCCGCGTTCTTCCCGCACTCTTCGTTTATTGCGCCCGCCATGTACCTTTTGGGTATCGCCATTATTGTACTTTCGGGTATCGCAATGAAGAAAACAAAGTATTTCGGCGGCGATCCGGCACCATTCGTTATGGAGCTGCCGGCGTACCACATTCCGTCTTTAAAAGGCGTGCTCATTCATATGTGGGAGCGTGCCCGCGCCTTTATCATCAAGGCCGGCACCATCATCTTTACCGCCTGCGTGGTTATCTGGCTGCTGTCTAAGTTCAGCTGGAACATGCAGTTCCTCGACACGAATATTGACAAGAGTATTTTGGCAGGCATTGGCAACGCGATTTCCTGGTTCTTCGCACCGCTCGGCTTCGGAAACTGGAAAGGCGCTGTCGCTGTCATCAGCGCAGAAATGGCAAAAGAGCAGGCAATCAGCACATTGGCCGTGCTCAACAGCGTTTCGGACCCGAACAACGATGCTTTGGTTGCACAGGGTATTGCCGGTATGTTTACAACTATGGGTGCTTTCTCGTTCATGATTCTCAACCTGTTTGACCCGCCGTGCGTGGTTGCTATGGCTACCACCGTGCGCGAAATGGGCAGCGCAAAGTGGGGCTGGATCGCTATCGGTTACCAGTGCGCTATCGGCTATGCGCTGGCGCTCGTTTGCTACCAGATCGGCATTCTCTTCACAGGTGCGGCTTTCAGCATTGGCACAGTTGCGGCGCTCGCGGTGCTTGCACTTGCAATTTACCTCGTCTTTAGGAAGAATCCCTACAAAGAACACAGCACGGCTGCGGTCAGTTCAGTAGCTGCTGCGGCCGCCAGATAA
- a CDS encoding MarR family transcriptional regulator: MMELTDAHLHYLLAIYTIAQEQRDVCSTSISQYLQVSGPSVSRMLGVLMKKQLIVKKRYGKIYLTDSGFLIARDFDRKMKLLKKRIPLMQLPLCEKKAESLAFAMAVVLFKADACAKPLA; encoded by the coding sequence ATGATGGAACTGACGGATGCACATCTGCATTATTTACTTGCTATTTACACCATTGCACAGGAGCAGCGCGATGTCTGCTCCACCAGCATTTCACAGTACCTGCAGGTCAGCGGGCCCTCGGTTTCGCGGATGCTCGGCGTGCTGATGAAAAAGCAGCTGATTGTAAAAAAGCGGTACGGAAAGATTTATCTGACGGACAGCGGCTTTTTGATTGCGCGTGATTTTGACCGCAAGATGAAGCTGCTGAAAAAGCGCATTCCGCTGATGCAGCTGCCGCTTTGCGAAAAAAAGGCGGAGTCGCTGGCCTTTGCTATGGCTGTGGTGCTGTTTAAAGCAGACGCCTGTGCAAAGCCTTTGGCATAA
- a CDS encoding cation transporter, translated as MATAILCIALVVAVVFSIKSYTRKMASGCCGGGDAPRREKVKDRDPKHYPYSAVLKISGMSCENCAVRVENALNSLDGVWAKVNLRTHTARALLKTPMSGERLADPVCRAGYIVTDVFCSENFCGETKEKQP; from the coding sequence ATGGCGACGGCAATTTTGTGTATCGCTCTGGTTGTGGCGGTTGTGTTTAGCATTAAAAGCTATACCCGGAAGATGGCGAGCGGCTGCTGCGGGGGAGGGGATGCACCGCGCAGGGAAAAAGTGAAAGACAGAGACCCCAAGCATTATCCCTACTCGGCGGTTTTAAAAATCAGCGGCATGTCATGCGAAAACTGTGCGGTGCGTGTGGAAAATGCACTGAATTCTTTAGACGGCGTTTGGGCGAAAGTCAATCTGCGCACTCACACGGCGCGGGCACTGCTCAAGACCCCAATGAGCGGCGAACGGCTGGCAGACCCGGTGTGCAGGGCTGGCTATATCGTAACGGATGTTTTTTGCAGTGAGAATTTTTGCGGCGAAACGAAAGAAAAGCAGCCGTAA
- a CDS encoding DUF2325 domain-containing protein, whose amino-acid sequence MSVVIVGGYDYMEPQYKNVCRQFGCKAKMFSWMKGEMKRKIGSPDLIVLFTGTVSHKMARCAKDSAKHCHAQLAQCHNSSLQSLQKILRQHCMPGEGEVHADVV is encoded by the coding sequence ATGAGTGTCGTTATCGTTGGCGGTTATGATTATATGGAGCCGCAGTACAAAAACGTGTGCAGGCAGTTTGGCTGCAAAGCAAAGATGTTCAGCTGGATGAAAGGGGAAATGAAGCGCAAAATCGGCTCACCGGACCTCATTGTGCTGTTTACTGGCACAGTGTCGCACAAGATGGCGCGCTGTGCGAAAGATTCTGCCAAGCACTGCCACGCACAGCTGGCTCAGTGCCACAACAGCAGCCTGCAGTCCCTACAGAAAATTTTGCGTCAGCACTGCATGCCAGGGGAGGGGGAAGTTCATGCAGATGTCGTTTGA